In Carya illinoinensis cultivar Pawnee chromosome 9, C.illinoinensisPawnee_v1, whole genome shotgun sequence, the following are encoded in one genomic region:
- the LOC122275436 gene encoding senescence-specific cysteine protease SAG39-like gives MTSNTGSRRTFIFVALLGIWAYQTTCRTLNEEVSMLVRHERWMAHHGRTYTDNAEKKMRFKLFKHNVELIESFNSDGNRPYKLSVNQFADQSNEEFQASYNGYKRLSNRPRSSQGAPFRYNNVTIVPSRIDWRRKGAVTPVKDQGTCGCCWAFSAVAAMEGITYIKTGKSVSLSEQELVDCDTKGDNEGCEGGLMNDAFKFIIHNRGLTTEAKYPYKGEDGICKKHKIASHAAKITGYENVPANNEKALLKALANQPVSVAIDASSFDIQFYSSGVFKGECGTELDHGVAAVGYGTARDGTKYWLVKNSWGSDWGEDGYIRMERGIDDREGLCGIAMEASYPNA, from the exons ATGACTTCGAACACTGGAAGTCGAAGGACATTCATCTTTGTGGCATTGCTTGGGATATGGGCTTACCAAACCACTTGCCGCACGTTGAATGAAGAAGTATCCATGTTAGTGAGGCATGAGAGATGGATGGCTCACCATGGACGTACTTATACGGACAATGCAGAGAAAAAAATGCGCTTCAAGCTTTTCAAGCACAATGTAGAGTTAATCGAGTCTTTCAACAGTGATGGGAATCGGCCTTATAAGTTGAGTGTCAATCAATTTGCTGATCAAAGTAATGAAGAATTCCAAGCTTCTTACAACGGATATAAAAGGCTCTCCAATCGGCCTAGATCATCTCAAGGGGCACCATTTAGGTATAACAATGTGACTATCGTGCCATCTAGAATTGATTGGAGAAGGAAAGGAGCTGTTACCCCTGTAAAGGACCAAGGAACATGTG GATGTTGCTGGGCATTTTCTGCTGTTGCAGCCATGGAGGGGATCACCTACATCAAAACCGGAAAGTCAGTCTCTCTTTCAGAGCAAGAACTAGTTGATTGTGACACTAAAGGTGATAACGAAGGTTGTGAAGGTGGTCTAATGAATGATGCCTTCAAATTTATCATCCATAACAGAGGCCTTACAACTGAAGCAAAATATCCCTACAAGGGAGAGGATGGAATTTGCAAAAAGCACAAAATAGCATCCCATGCAGCCAAGATCACAGGGTATGAAAATGTTCCTGCCAACAACGAGAAGGCATTGCTCAAGGCATTGGCCAACCAACCAGTTTCTGTTGCCATTGACGCTAGCAGTTTTGATATCCAATTTTACTCGAGCGGAGTCTTCAAAGGAGAATGCGGAACAGAACTAGACCATGGTGTTGCTGCAGTTGGTTATGGAACTGCAAGAGATGGGACTAAATATTGGTTAGTGAAGAATTCATGGGGCTCTGATTGGGGAGAAGATGGATACATAAGGATGGAGAGGGGTATTGATGATAGGGAAGGTCTATGCGGCATAGCCATGGAGGCTTCCTATCCCAATGCTTGA
- the LOC122276487 gene encoding uncharacterized protein YNL011C isoform X1 has product MADCFLGPSFLLCKTVLHFSHFPYRSSPPPPHSLMAASRSSLHHQHYCRSSPNSSPKQPSLLVFSGGTAFNGVVEELKNLTTRVAHVLPVSDDGGSTAEIVRVLGGPAVGDIRSRCLRLSDQSTAEALAVRRLLGHRLPVDAQQAKSEWYNIVEGEHFLWNCVSKPYRETIRAFLVYFQNQILQRSDESFCFSNGSIGNFFFAGARLFFQSLDAAIFLFSRVSDIPSESMVLPVISTNDRLTLGCELWDGTIIRGQNEISHPTYGSMEPINKGGSSVPALPSRIKRVFYMSSEGSNLLHEVFPTANPSVLDQLSNVDCIIYAMGSLFTSICPSLVLLGIGEIISSRFCHKVFLLNGTRDRETSDFSASCFVTAITDALNRTYGDPHNRLKNLPSKYINTLLVPKDGEIPVDIQRLAAQGIFNVNFVDSIHDPKVGVIYDPRSLIQALADVVGSHMSTNV; this is encoded by the exons ATGGCGGATTGTTTTCTGGGTCCCTCTTTCCTGTTGTGCAAAACGGTCCTCCATTTTTCCCATTTCCCTTATAGATCTTCTCCCCCTCCGCCTCATTCTCTCATGGCTGCGTCTCGCTCCTCACTCCATCACCAGCATTATTGCCGTTCCTCCCCAAACTCAAGCCCTAAACAGCCTTCGTTGCTCGTCTTTTCAG GTGGAACTGCTTTTAATGGTGTGGTTGAAGAGCTTAAGAATTTGACTACTCGGGTTGCGCATGTTCTTCCTGTTTCCGATGACGGAGGAAGTACGGCTGAGATTGTTCGTGTCCTCG GTGGTCCCGCTGTTGGAGACATTCGGTCGAGGTGTTTGAGATTGTCTGATCAAAGTACTGCTGAGGCACTTGCTGTCCGAAGATTACTTGGTCATCGTTTGCCAGTTGATGCGCAACAAGCCAAATCAGAATG GTATAATATTGTGGAAGGAGAACATTTTCTATGGAATTGTGTATCGAAACCCTACAGGGAGACGATTCGAGCTTTCTTGGTTTACTTTCAGAATCAG ATTCTCCAGCGGTCAGATGAATCATTTTGTTTTAGTAATGGCAG CATTGGGAATTTCTTCTTTGCAGGAGCACGTTTATTTTTTCAGTCTTTAGATGCtgcaatatttttgttttcacgTGTTTCAGATATTCCCTCAGAAAGTATGGTCCTCCCCGTGATTTCGACCAACGACAGGCTTACATTAGGATGTGAATTGTGG GACGGGACTATAATACGAGGTCAGAATGAAATTTCTCATCCAACTTATGGATCCATGGAACCTATAAATAAG GGAGGATCTTCAGTTCCAGCACTTCCTTCAAGAATAAAGCGGGTGTTCTACATGTCAAGTGAGGGCAGTAATTTACTGCATGAG GTCTTCCCAACAGCAAACCCATCTGTCCTGGATCAGTTGAGTAATGTGGACTGCATCATTTATGCGATGGGATccctttttacttccatttGTCCATCGTTG GTATTACTAGGTATTGGGGAGATTATTTCTTCAAGGTTCTGCCACAAG GTATTTTTGTTGAATGGTACTCGTGATCGGGAAACGAGTGACTTCTCAGCCTCTTGCTTTGTAACTGCCATTACAGATGCCCTAAATCGAACGTACGGAGATCCTCATAATCGTCTGAAAAATCTA CCAAGCAAGTACATCAATACACTTTTGGTGCCCAAAGATGGTGAAATTCCTGTAGACATTCAACGCTTGGCTGCCCAAGGAATCTTTAACGTG AATTTTGTCGATTCTATACATGATCCAAAAGTGGGTGTAATATATGACCCGAGGTCCCTCATACAAGCTCTTGCTGATGTGGTAGGCTCACACATGAGCACAAATGTTTGA
- the LOC122276487 gene encoding uncharacterized protein YNL011C isoform X2 encodes MADCFLGPSFLLCKTVLHFSHFPYRSSPPPPHSLMAASRSSLHHQHYCRSSPNSSPKQPSLLVFSGGTAFNGVVEELKNLTTRVAHVLPVSDDGGSTAEIVRVLGGPAVGDIRSRCLRLSDQSTAEALAVRRLLGHRLPVDAQQAKSECIGNFFFAGARLFFQSLDAAIFLFSRVSDIPSESMVLPVISTNDRLTLGCELWDGTIIRGQNEISHPTYGSMEPINKGGSSVPALPSRIKRVFYMSSEGSNLLHEVFPTANPSVLDQLSNVDCIIYAMGSLFTSICPSLVLLGIGEIISSRFCHKVFLLNGTRDRETSDFSASCFVTAITDALNRTYGDPHNRLKNLPSKYINTLLVPKDGEIPVDIQRLAAQGIFNVNFVDSIHDPKVGVIYDPRSLIQALADVVGSHMSTNV; translated from the exons ATGGCGGATTGTTTTCTGGGTCCCTCTTTCCTGTTGTGCAAAACGGTCCTCCATTTTTCCCATTTCCCTTATAGATCTTCTCCCCCTCCGCCTCATTCTCTCATGGCTGCGTCTCGCTCCTCACTCCATCACCAGCATTATTGCCGTTCCTCCCCAAACTCAAGCCCTAAACAGCCTTCGTTGCTCGTCTTTTCAG GTGGAACTGCTTTTAATGGTGTGGTTGAAGAGCTTAAGAATTTGACTACTCGGGTTGCGCATGTTCTTCCTGTTTCCGATGACGGAGGAAGTACGGCTGAGATTGTTCGTGTCCTCG GTGGTCCCGCTGTTGGAGACATTCGGTCGAGGTGTTTGAGATTGTCTGATCAAAGTACTGCTGAGGCACTTGCTGTCCGAAGATTACTTGGTCATCGTTTGCCAGTTGATGCGCAACAAGCCAAATCAGAATG CATTGGGAATTTCTTCTTTGCAGGAGCACGTTTATTTTTTCAGTCTTTAGATGCtgcaatatttttgttttcacgTGTTTCAGATATTCCCTCAGAAAGTATGGTCCTCCCCGTGATTTCGACCAACGACAGGCTTACATTAGGATGTGAATTGTGG GACGGGACTATAATACGAGGTCAGAATGAAATTTCTCATCCAACTTATGGATCCATGGAACCTATAAATAAG GGAGGATCTTCAGTTCCAGCACTTCCTTCAAGAATAAAGCGGGTGTTCTACATGTCAAGTGAGGGCAGTAATTTACTGCATGAG GTCTTCCCAACAGCAAACCCATCTGTCCTGGATCAGTTGAGTAATGTGGACTGCATCATTTATGCGATGGGATccctttttacttccatttGTCCATCGTTG GTATTACTAGGTATTGGGGAGATTATTTCTTCAAGGTTCTGCCACAAG GTATTTTTGTTGAATGGTACTCGTGATCGGGAAACGAGTGACTTCTCAGCCTCTTGCTTTGTAACTGCCATTACAGATGCCCTAAATCGAACGTACGGAGATCCTCATAATCGTCTGAAAAATCTA CCAAGCAAGTACATCAATACACTTTTGGTGCCCAAAGATGGTGAAATTCCTGTAGACATTCAACGCTTGGCTGCCCAAGGAATCTTTAACGTG AATTTTGTCGATTCTATACATGATCCAAAAGTGGGTGTAATATATGACCCGAGGTCCCTCATACAAGCTCTTGCTGATGTGGTAGGCTCACACATGAGCACAAATGTTTGA